In the Nerophis lumbriciformis linkage group LG18, RoL_Nlum_v2.1, whole genome shotgun sequence genome, ttcaaatgtcttatcaaataaatttccccaaaaaatgcgacttatatgtttttttcctcctttattatgcattttcggccggtgcgacttatactccggagcgacttatactccgaaaaatacggtacatgtttagTGTAATAGGTGATTTTTGAATTGCTATCAATATTAGCGTGATCTCTTGTAACGTTTAAACTttcaaatattattaataataaatattaaagaaAACTGGCTGTGGCTTACAAATGGGTTAAATTATTTTTACAATTTGAAGACAGCTATTTTACATTTGACACTTTACTTTTGTGCCAATTTAAGTATGCATTGTAACAAATTGGAGTGTTAATGTTACTTGCGGTATAACTAAGGGGTTTATACCAGGGGGGTTCAAGGTGTGGCACAGTAAGCTTCcgaggaaaatataagattttctgaAACATTTTGTGAACTTTTCCGCTCAccccagacatttaaaaaaatagtttgcttttaaaaataactgaaatTCGCAAGATTGGAAAACTGTTTCTCCAGCCGCAGCTCTTTCTACATAATTTCTCTGATTTTGTTGATTTTAAGAAAGGTGTGTTTGCTTATGTCAACCTGAACTTTCCACTTCTTGCCCCCAGAAAACAAGCACCTGCTGCCTGCCGACAGGAAGCCGGGAGAAGAGACGGAGAGCCTGGTGGGCAAACAGGTGGAGTACGTCACTGACAAAGGCGTGAAGAGGACGGGCCTGGTCATCTACCAAGTCCCAGCCAAGCCTTCTGTCTATTACATCAAATACGATGATGACTTTCACGTCCACGTCTACGACCTGGTCAAAACCACCTAAAGGAGACCCCAATGCCCTCTCACTCATTTTTGTTATTTAAAGCCCAAAGTAATTCATGCTTGCAATCTTTTTTTGGCTTTTTCTTTGTATGTTTGCACAGCACAAGTGTAGCGTCCGCTGTACTGTTCTCATATGTACGGTGCACACGGGCAGCGCGTCCTTGTTGTATTGTTGGGTCAGATCGGAAGCCCACCAAAAAGCCTTTCCCGCCAAGCCTGGATCAAGATGAGGGGATGGCCGAGTGTCTAATCCAGGCTTTAAATTAATGACCAAAAGAGTTGCACAGAAAGCCGAGCTTGCTAAAAAGCGTGACGTGCACAAGTCAGCCGAGCTTTAAATAACCCTTCACATAGGGAGGTAAGTCCATTATTTGTGGAATAATGTAGTTATTAAAGTGTAATTTCAGACAAGTGCTTTTCAAGACATTCAGCTTGTTTTCGCTGGTCGTCTGCTCCCTTTGACAAAAGCTCAGAAGAAAAACACCCTGTTGTGATGTTTCAAGCCGCCACGCGCTTGCTTCCACAATgacacttcacacacacacacacacacacacaaaaagtgcCTTCAGGCCCGTCATGTTTTGCAATATTGTACATATCTTAAAAGATACATCGCGGTGTATGAAggcttgtttgtgttgtgttcaagtgtctaAATAATAGGCTGCAATGGTGGGTGTATTCTTGTGTTGTGTTTTTGCTTCTAAATGCAGTATGTTCTTTAAACCTATGATCATGTAATCTCCGCCGATATTACCAGGAGCACTTTATTGTATTACGTTTACATGTTTAGACTGGTAGATAGCCTCGCTTCAAAATAATGTGTCCAAATATGCTTTGTTATATAGGCATGATgttgaaataataattaaaaaaaatactgcagcACTTACAGTATTTACATTTCCACAAGTtgtgtaaaattgtttttttgtcgCCTGTTGTGATTGTTCTCGTGGATATGGCATCCAAACAATAAACAGGCCGTGTAGCTCACACCAACTCTGGTTCTAGTTGTGTCATTTCTCCACTTGATAGATAACCTGACTAACATAACTCGGGGGTTGGCATAGTGCGGCTTTCGAGccacaagcggctctttagcgccgccctactggctccctggcgctttttcaaaaatttatgaaaatggaaaaagatgccaatagtttttgtgttaatatggttcctgtaggaggacaaacatgacacaaaccttcctaattgttagaaatccccctgtttacattaaacatgcttcactgatgagagtatttggcacgcgccatttcggaagtccttgaatgcaccatcgtttttttgcatgtacaactttccttgatgctgccacagaaagacgtgttttatgccactcttttgtctcattttgtccatcaaacgtcttaagctgtgcgtgaatccacaaaggtgagctttgttgatgttattgacttgtgtggagtgctgatcagacatatttggtcactgcatgactgcaagctaatcgatgctaacatgctatttatgctagctgtatgtacataatgcatcattatgcctcgtattttaggtatatttgatttcattttatttgtagtttccgtttccttcaacttgaaaaCACACATATTTACCTTTGGCCaatctaagccagtcatttccaggaattATCACACCTtctgaaaagcctccgttttagtaatgttttccaatgttgtaaaaatgtgtagaataaatattacatttcaacatgtctgtcaacgaagatttgcgtcagcctgcgacacatagtcattttgatagtagtctaatagagctaatatagacacatcatgcgttgccttcattttaacacttatataaaaggctttacattttttgcggctacagacagatttttttttatattatatatatatatatatatatttttattttttttggtccaatatggctctttcaacattttgggttgccgacccctgacccaaCTGGTCGTACCCTTTAACATTTTTATAAGGATTTTAACCATCAGTAAAAACCCAAATACAACTCAAATTTGACCCAATTAGATACATTTTCTAAAGTTGATAGATTTGTATCTTGTGTTTACTCATCTAAATATTTATGGGGGGAAAAACAAGTTATTGTTTACATAGGGGAACAACATTTATTCTTAGGTGCAGAACGAATGTTCATCAAAAATGTGTTCACATAAAATTGCTTAAATTTTACACAGGGAAAAGAAAGTCAGCCTGCTTTTTTTTTGTGCGAAAACTACACAGGCTGTCATACTAACATCAACTTTGTCCTcccatttctaacaattaggcaaAAAGTCAGGGTCTTTGACACACAGCTTTTGCAGGTGATTAGatggtgcaagtgtacctaatgtgttAGAAAACACATTGAGAATATCTAATTCACTCACACAAGTGTAAGCATTTAAGGAATAGACAATTTAAGtcattgttttttaaaaacatattttcactTTATAGCATTATGTACAACATAACCCGCACATCCATTCCTCTTTAGTGGAACCCTGATTTTAACATGCGTGCTTCTTCTATAGGCATTGAGGACATGTCAATTGAGTGCAACGTCTTGAATATTACTAACAATAAGCATCTACTTGGTGAGGTCTTTCACATACTGCAAACCCTGACTGGAATAGTCAGCTGCTTTCCTCGGACCGTCTGACAGCGCTGAAATGGACCGCCGCACTCCTGCAATAGACAAACACATCCTAATATTAACATCTTTTAAACCTTTATGACTAAAATGGTTACCTAAAACATTGCCTGTTCAGTTAACCCTTGTGCAACCTAAAGATTGACTATGCACACTTACTTTTCGGACCCAAAAAGGGATccgctcataaaagtgtcatCCAGTAAgtctgcaaaaacatttttttttccaacgtTCAGTTCCATCTAttgatatacattttatataactTATGTTTATTATGCGTTATAGCTTTTTTgtcaaataacttttttttttttttatatatataatgggaAAAAGCAAAAATACTGAACAAGAATTAGAGATAAAGCAGGTAGAACTTGGTTGAGCTTAagttcactatatatatatatattacgcgcacgcacacgcacacgcacacacaatacatagcttgtgtgaataattatattatccatccatccatttttaccgcttgtccctcccggtgtcgcgagggtgctggagcctatcccagctgcattagatatttttataaataaatattaaaatacttGTGTGAACTTAAACTCAACCTATATACATCCATACTGCCCAAGATAATTTTCATTGCATTTCAGTGGTTTAATCGCAGTTTAACTAATTGATGCTCATCAAAGCCCTGAGAATATGCTAATTTGTTTTGGTACCATTTGGTGGTCAAGGGGCGCAATtacacaaaaacaatattttctcgtttctactgTTAAGAATGAAATTCATTAGGTTTTCATGTCATAAGCATAGTAATTTACCAGGATCACAGTCTGTTAAAAAAAGCAGTTATAATCGGTGTCAAAAGATGTTTTAAAGCGgtcatattataatttattttctgcatttaaaacacttccttgtggtctgcatTACATGTaagggtggttctttggtcaaaatgttgcatagattttggtttacagaccgttttcaagctgcTCTCAGAACATCTctccaggatgtgccgttttgtgatcAATTCTTATTTACATGTccccactttgactgcgtcttctccccgccatctttgttgtagtttttagcgcttccatagcgagtctactgacagatataagttaaaacagtgcactataaaaaaaaagaaggcgctTCTTGACTACAGAGCGGACTAAAATGGCGGACGCACACACGATACTTTGGGTACACTTTTACCATATACTGTATGGATAATCCGATTACGTTTTTCTCAACCGGTGACATCACAGATTGTGCAAATTCCAAATAGCTTGTTTGGCAGAAGTAGGAAGAAagtcaatattattttataaatatctttgcaatgcctccatggtttgatttcacatttgtgggacttatgcagatcccaaatacacaacagcaggtaccaatcggtaagaaaaaatggttttgcataatagggaaaGGGATTTAAGGGAAAGTGTCTatatgttatgtttatatatcaacAATGTTGCAATCAAAAACACAATGCAATTTTATTGGGGGAATAAAGACCCTTTCGAAATTTCAGACCATGAACCTTAAAACTGATCTATCATACCACATAAGTAAAACATATAATGTCTGTTTGGGCCTGAGAGGTGTAAGTGGGTTGATACAGGTTTTATGATGGGTCAATTTGACTGTGGAGCagattttttttagtattgtaatGGGGAAAACAGTCGAAAGTCCAGACAAAAGGGTGGTTTTAATTATGAGGtaggacaggcctgggcaattattttgactcggtgagccagatttagagaaaaaaatgtgtctgagggtcggtatatctatttttaggaacactaatacgaaacctcacaataatgtctgattgaatgctaaaaacgttatgacagactgccttaaaaaacggaatggaagtttttttttttttaccaaatgagacacccagaatatacatgaaaataaagaatatgggatttacaatattaattaatCCTAACTATTTTTACAGtggttagattagattagattagatttattggtccccttggggaaattcattgtcactgccgtacattgaaacactagacattacacatcacacaaaaaaaagctccggttgttatgaagctggctgtggcgcgttctttctgacgtcacttcctgtgtggagcgCAGTCTTTCTGACttaacttcctctccgaactcagtttgtaaacgatcaatgagtccatacaaagctaagagccggagattcaataaatacacggcgcacttacccgtgtaaaaattgtccgaggagggaccTTAAACAATatattagtgtggctgaaacggggctaaagctaaataattattggtttaaggggttatccggcttactgTAGACAGCGCCTTagtttaccatagtaactagtatatcatgcaaaagggcAGATTCCaatcattgaaatactttgtatagttcaagactttgtatagctccatcctatcttgctgattgtattgtaccatatgtcccaggaAATGTGCGtttaaagaactccggcttattagtgactcccagagcccaaaaacagtctgcgggctatagagcgttttctattcgggctccagtactctggaatgtaacagttagagatgctacctcagtagaagcatttaagtcccatcttaaaactcatttgtatactctagcctttaaatagaccccctttttagaccagttgatctgccgtttgttttctgctctgcccccctctcctttgtggagggggggcacggatgaagcgctgggtGTCCAAAGTCGGAGCcctgggtggaccgctcgtctgtgcatcggttggggacgtctctgcgctgctgacccgtctccgctcgggatggtctcctgctggccccactatggactggactctcactattatattagatccactatggactggactctcacaatattatgctagattcactcgaCGTGCATTGCACAGGTCACCCGGGGGGGGgggcccacatctgcggtcccctccaaggtttctcattgtcccattgggttgagttttttcttgccctgatgtgggatctgagcagaggatgtcgttgtggcttgtgcagccctttgagacactcgtgatttagggctatataagtaaacattgattgattgattgattgaagacttacagtaatttgaaaacatcactgcacatcataatggcagccacagtttccatcttaaagatctaaaaaaatatttggtaacGTCCGGCGGGacagattgaaaagtttaacgggccttaatttgcccaagtcTGAAGAAGGAGGTAAAATAACAGCTCACCTGAATTCCAAGTTTGGACAGGAGAGAATTCAACCTTCGGTATTGTTGGAAGTTGAGCCTAAGGGACGCAATAAAAAAAAGATGTTACTTTAATTAGTGCTGCCAAATGATGAACAATCACCATTTGCTTTCATGCCCAGTTTCATGGTATTGtttaatatattccaattgaaaaatatatataaagacagaacaataagatcatatggacagccgtaagtgtttacattttgatttatatttattattttactcattttttgtctggttttgtatttgttttgtatcatcccgtgaggtgtatattattttttattcggtttgtacttcatgaagtttttgcactttttttttttttttccattatatttggatgtatttgtttggtttgtatgcttgtgaatctgggctatccattaactactgtatttttcggactataagtcgcagtttttttcatagtttggaccggggtgcgacttatactcaggagcgacttttgtgtgaaattattaacacattaccgtaaaatatcaaataatattatttagctcattcacgtaagagactagacgtataagatttcatgggatttagcgattaggagtgacagattgtttggtaaacgtatagcatgttctatatgttatagttattttaattactcttaccataatatgttacgttaacataccaggcacgttctcagttggttatttatgcctcatataacgtacacttattcagcctgttgttcactattctttatttattttaaattgcctttcaaatgtctattcttggtgttgggttttatcaaataaattcccccaaaaaatgcgacttatactccagtgcgacttatatgttttttccttctttattatgcattttcggcaggtgcgacttatactccagtgcgacttatactccgaaaaatacggtgctgtTGAAGGGGGGCAGgaaataagattttcttcatcctgttccttctcaagcataggtgtgtagaTATGTGTTTTGTTGTTAGAGTTTAATCGTCTATTAAtcaaaaaatgcacatcaatgaaggagataaataaaaaatgaatgaatgaatgatttgTCAGTACCTCCAAGCCAAAGTACTTCATCCACTCCTCTACAGCGGGCGGTATGGCTGATGCGGCCCGCCCCAAAGCCTCGGAGCCCTGCTCACTGCTGCCCAGGAGCCCGGAATCGTAGGCGACATAGAGAGCCCCTCCTGCAATGGTCACCTTAGTGGCCAGCCTGGGAATGAAGGAGATATTATGATGTCGTAAAATGTCGTAAATAAACACcattgttggccctgtgatgaggtcgcgacttgtccacggtgtaccccaccttccgcccgaatgcagctgagataggctgcagcgccaccccaaaaagggacaagcggtagaaaatggatggatggatgtcacatTCATTTCTAGTACAGGACTGTAGCAGTACTTGTGTGTGCCCTTATTGCCTTACACTGAGGTTTAGCTCGGACAACGAATGAATGCTGAACAAAATATAGAATAAATATACACATTATACGGTGTTTTTGTCCGAGACATAATACACAGCTGTGTAAACAAGGGCCCAATTAAATGTGACCCCCAACTACATGTACACTGACCTAGCTTAGCTTGTTAAATCCGGTAGCTAGTTGTGCGTTTCACTTCAATGTACGTCTTAAAACGACAACAGCCAAAATAGGAAACACTTACTTGATCACAGGTAACACCTTTGCCGCCATGGTCCACAAAAGAGCGCTTTCCCTTTCAAACCAACAAGCACAGCTTTAAAGTAGACGCGGTGAAGGACACTGTTAGTTGTTAGCAAGGGTGTGTCAATAAAGTTCCATTCAATCCTCTGGTGAGGCTTTACGGCAAGTGTCGCAAATAAATGGCACCCGTCCAGGTTGTGGACGTTTTTAAACATAtacaattaatgtttattttattgttacGATTGTTAAAACCTCTGTATCACATTGTTGATgaagtttaaaaatatataaaaaatcccGAGCTGTGCGAATTTGTGGGAGGATGTCGTGTGATGGCTGTCCAAATACAAAAGTGCGCAAAACGTCCTAAAATACAGACGACAGATCTGTCCTACTTCATTGAATAgaaggtttttttaaattatttttactttttttaaattttcttttaattttttaaaatctttttaatttattttctttctttttttaaagtggcggcttttattttattttgtagtagtatttttttttattttttttttattgaacaatgtacatacaaacatatattttcAATGCACTTTCgagtataaaaatgggacccattacctccctgcttggcactcagcatcaagggttggaattgggggttgaatcaccgaaaatgattcccgggcgcggccaccgtggctgctcactgctcccctcacgtcccagggggtgatcaagggtgatgggtcaaatgcaatgtgacaatcattggtactttaactttaagttaacAAATCTCAACAAAATCAAACAACAGGTTGAGCAAATACTGTCTTTTGCAAAACATGGAAGGAAAGAAaactaaagcaaatacaaatagaatataaaaataataacaataaataataataattaaaaaaaaaataggatccatccatccatgttctaccgcttgtccctttcggggtcgcagggggtgctggagcctatctcagataagATACAAAATtcgaacaaacaaaaaagatgaaTCCGAATCACTTAAAATTTCTGCAATAACAAAATCAATTTTAGGGCTTTTGTATTTTTAATCAGTTTCCAAGATTTAAATGCTATTTTTAAATTATCAAGCCGATtagaaaattaaggttttactgtcataaatcgacatttgtgtataaaaaaatgttgctggTAAAATAATGTTAACAGTCTCTCTCTCACCACCTGAGGGCactacagactgtggatgcttttaaaaaagacttaaaaacccttcttttaaaaaaagcctttttttagatatatgtgtgctagtcctagctattaggctgttctagtttttatttttattttttaattttattttttaatgcactgtagcactttgaggttgtttgcttttacatataaaatatattattattattattcacaaaCATTTCTAAGTTAccatcatttataaaaaaaaggccAAATTTGATCTCTCCTATAgagaatggggacatctccacacccttgtctctcagccaatctctgatctcctcccaaaacacatgtacagtTTCACATCCATTGAATTGAAAGTATGCATTTGCAGCATCTCTCGTGGCGCCACATATCCCAACATGCCTTGCGTGCttctgtccatccattttctaccgcttgtcccttttggggtcatagGGGGTtggaaaaaatgtcaacattggtGAACGGTTGGGAGGAGCGTAAATAAGTATTTATATGTAAATGCTGATTTGTTTGTAAGTAGTGGTGTATTTGTAAGTATTGTTTCTATAAGTGTTGATTTATTTGTAAgtattgatttaatttaattactCATTTAGTTGTAAGTACTAATTTATTTGCTAGTATTAATCTGATGACTTTGGAAGCTGTAATTATTTTACTGTCAATCGTTGAGGTTGAATTTTATTTTACTAACGAGATTATGTGAACACATCAGAGCAGGGGTGtagaacttgttttcattgaggggccCCAGCGCAGTCATCgcggccctcagagggccgcctataacagtgaatgtaagaatataaatgtataatcgcctcattatatcattgcacaattgcctatgccttttttatattaaaaatgtatatacaatttaataaatgatCAAATTAGAAAAAAATGGCGTGCATGATATTACAAAGGTAAGACTAAGTATTTGACCTCGTTACAGATGAATTGGTGTTTTGATGTAGAACAGaacagaagtctggagcttaCATCAGAGAGAAGTTTCTCATTGCAAAAAGTATGTCTAAAATGATCAAGTCGCATTTTCatttataccaggggtccccaaactacggcccgcgggccagatacggcccaccagcgtccaaaatccggcccgctggTAGtaccgagtaaaaaaaaaagttttatttctttatttttattattattattttttaaatctgtcctttaagaccatccatcaatccattttctaccgcttgttactctgggagtctcctagccgctctggcaaatcatattttctaaaaatgcattttccccatcgataacgtgacggcATCACACtcgcgcgctctttcagtcaattagtgcacgagggaaaaaatggcgaaatcgttggggaaacATAAAATAGACTcagagtgtagagtttttaaacatcagtggacatgtgacttatttttgttcagtgtaaggaaaaggcaatTTGTCTAATTTGTAATGAGAcagattgtgtatatatatatatatatatatatatatatatatagatggatagatagatagaatatatatatatatatactgtatatatatatatatatatatatatacagtatatatatatatatattctatccatccatccatctatatatatatatatatatatatatatatatatatatatatatatatatatatatacatatatatatatatatatatatatatatatatatatatatatatatatatatatatatatatagctcggtccccaattttttttaacccaatgcggcctcggatcaaaaagtttggggacccctgatttatactttttatattgtatgtacatttattttttgtcagttatttatgactCCCTttgtatgcagtatatttggttagtacttatatttctaatcagcctgacccaagactataaggtttatgtgttaaatgaaaaattatctttgtgattaacacatgctttcatatcatttgacaaggttgttaactgtaagtatgttagatataattattgaatatgattaaaatcaagagtaagagtagtaattcagtgttaatacatGAGTAGGCCCCAGGCTTCtctgttagggttgtacggtacaacCTACTTGTAGCTGTTGCTGAGATTTTGCATgctttaaatatgtgtcataaataaataaataagttaatgatgcagagttataaaatattattagaaaatgtgtgattgtaaaatctgagcaaaatgtaaatgtattgagtTAATTGTGTTGCAAAGCGGAACGATTGTTGTGATGTTGCGACCCCACGAACAGTAAATAAGGCAGAACAGGCAAGAGGGGAGGGTGCTTGAGCACGTTGTCTTCAGCTCCTCAAAAGATTTAAGTGTATACATGgtgtttacgtgacgtcacacatccgggttatcccgggtcatccgccatcttgggaggcaaacaaaacacacctggcctagttgacacgcttcacgattattgacaatagcttcgagcaaacactggtgaaaggcgcataatggttatttcctgttgggtgaatggatgtacaaatcgacgggatggatcagtgcagcgaggatttttcagtattcctaaaattagacacaacgaaggagaacagacaaggaaaatcagcgaggagagacgacgcttgtggttggcaagcatcaacaggaaagaggagccatctcaacattccaaaatatgttctgatcactttgtaacaggtaggattacgtctcaatctgtttattaaacattttagaacgatgtattgtttatttttttgtcaatttgctattctcgaagccctttatgggatggaccacgaaagcgaaagccccccctccgacgtgtcctcgctaaacacatggttttaatgtacgttatatatacataccctgcccactacaagcactttctcgtttgcagtcatgcttttaacgtcgctgacccatccgttaataaactggttgtacgcctccagagacttgaatgccctcaattcct is a window encoding:
- the micos13 gene encoding MICOS complex subunit MIC13, whose amino-acid sequence is MAAKVLPVIKLATKVTIAGGALYVAYDSGLLGSSEQGSEALGRAASAIPPAVEEWMKYFGLEAQLPTIPKVEFSPVQTWNSGVRRSISALSDGPRKAADYSSQGLQYVKDLTK